The genomic DNA AAAATGGCCAAGGGTCAGTTCGACATGAACGACCTGCGCGCGCAGCTCAACCAGATGCGCCGCATGGGCGGTCTTGGCGCGCTGGCCGGGATGCTGCCGGGCCTGAAAAAGGCGCAGGCGGCGATGGCGAACAGCGGCGCGAACGACAAGACTTTGCTTCATCTCGACGCGATGATCGGCTCCATGACGCCCAAGGAGCGGGAGAAGCCCGCCCTGATCAACGCCAAGCGCAAGATCCGCATCGCCAAAGGCGCCGGCCGCACCGTGCAGGATGTCAACCGTCTCCTGAAAATGCATCAGGAAATGGAAACGGCGATGAAGAAGATCCGCAAGATGGGCGGCCTGAAAGGGTTGGCCAAGATGTTCACCGGTGGCGGCATGGGCGGCCTTGGTGGGCTGGGCGGTCCCGATGGCGGAGCGGGTGGTCCGCCTGACCTGTCGGGGCTGGGCGGTCTTGGCGGATTGGGCGGCAATATGCCCAAACTGCCGCCGGGCTTTCAGAATTTTATGAAGAAGTAAGCAGTTTCAACATTTTGGTTTGAGTAGAAAGGTCTAGTTCCATGGCAACCTCCATCCGTCTGTCGCGCGGCGGCTCCAAGAAGCGCCCCTATTACCGCATCGTCGTGGCCGACAGCCGCGCCCCGCGTGACGGCAAGTTCATCGAGCGCATCGGCAGCTACAACCCCGTCCTGCCCAAGGGCGACGAGAAGCGCGTCGTTCTGGACACCGAGCGCGCGAAGCACTGGGTCGCCGCCGGCGCCCAGCCGACCGACCGCGTTGCCCGCTTCCTCGACGCCGCCGGCGTGAAGGAGCGCCCCGCGCGCAACAACCCGAACAAGGCCGAGCCGGGCCAGAAGGCCAAGGACCGCGCGGAAGATCGCGCCGCCAAGGCCGCCGAAGCTGCTGAAGCCGCCGAAGCCGCCAAGGCTGCTGCTGCCGAAGCCGCTGCCGCGCCTGCCGCTGAAGAAGCGCCTGCTGAAGAAGCCGCTGCCGAACAGGCCGAGGGCTGATCCTCTTGACCGACAAGCCCGTCACCCTGGCCGTCATCATCGGCGCGCATGGCGTGGCGGGCGAAGTCCGTCTGAAGCTCTTTGGCGAAGGGGTGGAAAGCCTCAAAAGCTACAAGGGCTTCGATGTGGCGGGGCGCACGCTGACCTTGAAGTCGGTGCGCCCCGGTTCCAATGGCGCGGTCGCCCGCTTCGCCGAGATTGGCGACCGGAGTGCGGCCGAAGCCCTGCGTGGCACCGAACTCACCGTGCCCCGTTCCGCCCTGCCGGCCCTGGCCGAGGGCGAATATTATCATGCCGACCTGATCGGCCTTTCCTGCACTTCCAGCGCCGGCGAGACGCTGGGCGAGATCGTCGCGGTCGAGAATTTCGGCGCGGGCGATATTATCGAAGTGCAGCGTCCGTCCGTCGGGGACAAGCCCGGCAAGCGCTTCATGGCGCCGATGCATGTCGTGACCCTGTCAGATGACGGGGCGGTGATTGACGCGGCTTTTGTGGAGTAGTATATACGCTATGTATATACGGAGTCTCCATCATGGGCGAAGCATATAAGGCCAAGGTTTTCAAGTCGGGCAACAGTCTGGCTTTGCGCCTGCCCAAGGCTCTGGGCCTTGCCGAAGGCACCGAGATGGTCGTGCGCGAAGAGCATGGCAAATTCACCTTCGAGCCGGTCGATGCGCCGCCGCGCAAGATCGATGTCAGCAAATTCGCGGGCAAGGCGCCCTGGCTGGAGCCGCGCACCTATGAAGAGGGTGAGTTCGAGGATAGTCCGCGCGACTGGCATCTGCTGGGCCGCGACAGTGAAGGCGCATGATCCGGCTGCTGGATACCAATAGTTGCATCTACGCCTTTACCGGCCTCTATCCTTCATTGATCGCGCATATGGCCGATCAGCCTGCGGGTAGCCTTTTCATATCGGCGATCACCTATGCCGAACTGGCCTATGGCACCGCGCGGGGCAAGCCGCCTCCGCCTGACGCGCTGGCCGCCTTTGTCGAGGAGGTGGGTATATTACCGTTCGATGAGGCGGCTGCGCGCGTCTATGCGGAAATTCCTTTCCGGCGGGGCAGTTTCGACCGGTTGATCGCGGCGCAGGCACTGGCTCTGGATGTGCCGCTCGTGACCCGCAATGATAAGGACTTCGCCGACATCCCCGGCCTGAAAGTGGAGGATTGGACCCGGTGACGATACGCTTCTTCCTGCCGCTGCTTCTGGCCCTGCTCCCCGCCATGGCCGAAGCGGCTGACGAGAAGAAGATCGAGGCCGCCATCCCGGAGATCGACAAACTCTTCGCCGATTTTCAGGTCGACAGCCATGCGCCGGGCCTCATCTATGGCATCGTCGCCAATGGCCGGCTGGTCCATGTGAAGGGCTTTGGCGTACAGGATCTGGCGCGCAAGCGCCCGGTGACGCCCGACAGCCTGTTCCGTATCGCGTCCATGACCAAGGCGTTCACCGCGCTGTCGATCCTGAAGCTGCGGGACGAGGGCAAGCTGTCGCTGGATGATCTGGCCGAAACCTATATTCCCGAAATGCGGGACTGGACCTATCCGACCAAGGATAGTCCGCATATCCGCATTCGCGACCTGCTGACCCACAGCGCGGGTTTCGTCGACGATAATCCCTGGGGCGACCGGCAGACGCCGTTGCCGCAGGAGGATTTCACGAAGATGCTGGCTGCCGGCGTGCCGTTCAGCACCGCGCCGGGCAGCCGCTATGAATATAGTAATTTCGGCTATGCGCTGCTGGGCCGGATCGTCGCCAATGTCAGCGGCATGGCCTATCGCCACTATGTCGAGCGCACCCTGCTGATGCCGCTGGGGATGGCGTCGAGCGGCTATGCGGTCGGCGAATGGCCGGTTGAGCGCCGCGCGCTGGGCTATCGCTGGGAGGATGGCCGTTGGAGCGAGGAGCCGACCATGGCGGACGGCGCGTTCGGGGCGATGGGGGGCTTGCAGACCAGCGCCAATGATTATGCGCGCTGGGTCGCCTTCCTGCTGTCGGCCTGGCCGGCGCGGGACGAAGCGGATGCCGGGCCGGTATCGCGCTCCGCCGTGCGGCTGCTGGCGGAGGGGAGCAATTTCCTGAGCGTCGCGCCGCGCAATGGCAAAAGCGGCGCCACGGCCTGCAAGCAGGCGGTGGCCTATGGCTTTGCCATGCGGATCGCGCAGGATTGTGATCTGGGGCTGACGCTGGCGCATGGCGGCGGCTATCCGGGCTATGGCAGCCATGTGATGCTGATGCCCGATTATGGCGTGGGCATCTTCATATTCACCAACCGCACCTATAATGGCGGGGCGGGGCCGGCCTGGGACGCGGCGGTGGCGTTTAAGCAGGCGGGCGCGCTGATCGCCCGGCCGGTGCCGGTGTCGGCACTGCTGGCGGACGGCTATGCGGCGGCGGGGCGCATCTATGACGCGGACGATGTCGGCGCGGCGCGCGATCATCTGGCGATGAACTTCCTGATGGACAGCGACCGGGACAGCTGGACGAAAAAGATCGCGGCGCTCAGGGCGGAGGTCGGCGCCTGTCGCACGGACGCTCCCGTCACCGCCACCGGCAATCTGTCCGGCAGCTTCACCTGGTCCTGCGAGAAGGGGCGGGTCGCCGGCACGCTGTTGCTCGCGCCCACCGCCACCGCGCAGATTCAGGAACTCAAGATCGCGATCAAGGCGCCCTGACTGGACGCTGGGGGCTGCATCGCTTAAGCGGCGGCATGGCCCAGATCGTCACCGCAATCTATCTCCTCTTCATGCTGGTCGCCGGCTGGCGGCTGTTCGGCATCGGCTGGCCGGTCAAGGCGAAGCTGGGGACGGCCGTGGCGTTGATCCTGCCGATCCCGCTGCTGGTGCTGATCCCGGCGCTGACCCATCCCGAACGACCCTTTGCCGGTCTGCTACAGTCGGTGGGGGTCGCGCTGCTGATCTGCGGCATATTCTGTATGGCCGGCGGCTGGTCGGCCGCGCGGCTGCGGGCGCGGCGCAAATGAGCTTTACCGCGCAGATATTGACCCTTTACCCGGAAATGTTTCCCGGACCGCTCGGCGTATCGCTGGCGGGGCGGGCGCTGGCCGAGGGGAAATGGGCCTGCAACCCGATCCATATCCGCGATTTCGCCGCCGACCGGCATCGCACCGTGGACGATACGCCGGCGGGCGGCGGAGCCGGCATGGTGCTGCGCGCCGACATATTGGCCAAGGCGGTCGATCATGCGCTGGAGCAGCGCCCGGACCTGCCGGTGCTGGCGATGACGCCGCGTGGGCGTCCGATCACGCAGGGGCGCGTGCGGGCGCTGGCGGAGGGGCCGGGCGCGACCATCTTGTGCGGCCGGTTCGAGGGGTTTGACGAGCGGATTTTCGAGGCCCGCCCGATCGAGCAGGTCAGCATGGGCGACATCATATTGTCGGGCGGGGAAATGGCGGCCTTGCTGCTGCTCGATGCTTGTGTTCGGCTGCTTCCCGGTGTAATGGGCGCGGCTTCCA from Sphingobium sp. CAP-1 includes the following:
- the rpsP gene encoding 30S ribosomal protein S16 — encoded protein: MATSIRLSRGGSKKRPYYRIVVADSRAPRDGKFIERIGSYNPVLPKGDEKRVVLDTERAKHWVAAGAQPTDRVARFLDAAGVKERPARNNPNKAEPGQKAKDRAEDRAAKAAEAAEAAEAAKAAAAEAAAAPAAEEAPAEEAAAEQAEG
- the rimM gene encoding ribosome maturation factor RimM (Essential for efficient processing of 16S rRNA), whose product is MTDKPVTLAVIIGAHGVAGEVRLKLFGEGVESLKSYKGFDVAGRTLTLKSVRPGSNGAVARFAEIGDRSAAEALRGTELTVPRSALPALAEGEYYHADLIGLSCTSSAGETLGEIVAVENFGAGDIIEVQRPSVGDKPGKRFMAPMHVVTLSDDGAVIDAAFVE
- a CDS encoding AbrB/MazE/SpoVT family DNA-binding domain-containing protein; this translates as MGEAYKAKVFKSGNSLALRLPKALGLAEGTEMVVREEHGKFTFEPVDAPPRKIDVSKFAGKAPWLEPRTYEEGEFEDSPRDWHLLGRDSEGA
- a CDS encoding type II toxin-antitoxin system VapC family toxin translates to MIRLLDTNSCIYAFTGLYPSLIAHMADQPAGSLFISAITYAELAYGTARGKPPPPDALAAFVEEVGILPFDEAAARVYAEIPFRRGSFDRLIAAQALALDVPLVTRNDKDFADIPGLKVEDWTR
- a CDS encoding serine hydrolase domain-containing protein, which gives rise to MAEAADEKKIEAAIPEIDKLFADFQVDSHAPGLIYGIVANGRLVHVKGFGVQDLARKRPVTPDSLFRIASMTKAFTALSILKLRDEGKLSLDDLAETYIPEMRDWTYPTKDSPHIRIRDLLTHSAGFVDDNPWGDRQTPLPQEDFTKMLAAGVPFSTAPGSRYEYSNFGYALLGRIVANVSGMAYRHYVERTLLMPLGMASSGYAVGEWPVERRALGYRWEDGRWSEEPTMADGAFGAMGGLQTSANDYARWVAFLLSAWPARDEADAGPVSRSAVRLLAEGSNFLSVAPRNGKSGATACKQAVAYGFAMRIAQDCDLGLTLAHGGGYPGYGSHVMLMPDYGVGIFIFTNRTYNGGAGPAWDAAVAFKQAGALIARPVPVSALLADGYAAAGRIYDADDVGAARDHLAMNFLMDSDRDSWTKKIAALRAEVGACRTDAPVTATGNLSGSFTWSCEKGRVAGTLLLAPTATAQIQELKIAIKAP
- the trmD gene encoding tRNA (guanosine(37)-N1)-methyltransferase TrmD → MSFTAQILTLYPEMFPGPLGVSLAGRALAEGKWACNPIHIRDFAADRHRTVDDTPAGGGAGMVLRADILAKAVDHALEQRPDLPVLAMTPRGRPITQGRVRALAEGPGATILCGRFEGFDERIFEARPIEQVSMGDIILSGGEMAALLLLDACVRLLPGVMGAASSGVEESFETGLLEYPHYTRPVEWEGRAIPQVLRSGDHAKIAAWRKRQAEVDTRLRRPDLWERHIGVRDQSPSGAQRTTKD